The following are from one region of the Silene latifolia isolate original U9 population chromosome 9, ASM4854445v1, whole genome shotgun sequence genome:
- the LOC141599869 gene encoding protein TPX2 isoform X1 codes for MEDSSTSAVMIDEIYEFSAPRFYDFVNGETDEDARIAQLWFDTALSYAPSPSMLRIKAGRSVRLSSQCDFGDAQQTAKAPELLDSATALSESQNLPSKLEASIPPTEMKENINPNNSIENPKETLTHQICDLDVKDIKDSAICSSQDVSTPKPSTLVEKGCQPPSTVSKRQQTAKKIATALKNPSHSKYVKPASIRRDVSNMKSSLGTPNLVQENQAVKRQKLDNGKTRQILNIKPPSLPHKTRPAAAANVSKLASSTTVTSKENRKMYVRETTAPYVSMAEMVHKFQSSTRDMALRPNLLSQGKPQLTLTRPKEPEFVTSQRVRLVKLKSSAELEEEMMAKMPKFKARPLNKKILEAPSLPPLPKRQPQKPEFQEFHLETMERANKSLEVSSVVSSESGHQKTQWKPNHLTEPKTPVLQTSLRARPTNVKSSVEIEEEELDKIPKFKARPLNKKIFESKGELGLFCNTKKQVTVPKEFHFAIDERIPPPASSVSDLFDKLSLDSELNHEKQLPRITRPNPFNLHTEERGAEKERRLISELMQKQLEEERARVPKAKPYPYTTDFPVVPPRPDPKECTRPEPFQLESLVRHEDELRREMEERQKKEREEARMRAFKAQPVLKEDPIPLPEKERKPLTQVQEFNLHVEHRAVDRAEFDQKIKEKDLKYKRYREEAEAEKQMEEEKALKQLRRTLIPHARPVPNFANPFMPQNRSCKEPTKAKSPKLRVLRRKERKASAGSELQAAYSASAGLMR; via the exons atgGAAGATAGTAGCACAAGTGCAGTTATGATTGATGAGATATACGAGTTTTCCGCCCCAAGATTTTACGACTTTGTCAACGGTGAAACCGACGAAGATGCTCGTATCGCTCAGCTTTGGTTTGATACCGCTCTTAGTTATGCCCCTTCTC CTTCTATGTTGAGAATTAAGGCAGGCAGATCAGTTCGGCTTAGCAGCCAATGCGATTTTGGCGATGCCCAGCAGACCGCCAAG GCCCCTGAATTACTCGATTCTGCTACTGCATTATCCGAGTCTCAGAACTTGCCCTCGAAATTGGAGGCGTCTATACCCCCTACTGAAATGAAGGAGAATATTAACCCTAACAATAGCATTGAAAACCCCAAAGAAACACTCACTCATCAGATATGTGATCTTGATGTCAAAGATATCAAAGACTCTGCTATCTGCTCTTCACAAG ATGTAAGTACTCCCAAACCATCAACCCTTGTTGAGAAAGGATGCCAACCACCATCTACAGTGTCAAAGAGGCAGCAGACTGCCAAAAAGATAGCTACTGCATTGAAAAATCCGTCACACTCAAAATATGTCAAACCAGCAAGCATAAGAAG GGATGTAAGCAACATGAAAAGCTCTCTTGGAACGCCTAATCTAGTTCAAGAAAACCAAGCCGTTAAGAGACAGAAGTTGGACAATGGCAAAACTAGACAG ATCCTAAACATTAAGCCTCCAAGCTTACCCCACAAGACGAGGCCAGCTGCTGCCGCAAATGTCTCTAAATTAGCATCTTCAACCACTGTAACTTCTAAAGAGAACAGAAAA ATGTATGTTCGGGAGACAACAGCGCCATATGTTTCTATGGCGGAAATGGTGCACAAGTTCCAATCGAGCACTAGGGACATGGCATTACGTCCAAATTTACTTTCACAG GGGAAGCCTCAACTGACTTTAACAAGGCCTAAGGAACCTGAATTCGTAACTTCTCAGAGAGTTCGTCTAGTAAAACTGAAGAGCTCAGCTGAACTTGAGGAAGAAATGATGGCTAAGATGCCCAAATTCAAGGCCCGGCCTTTAAATAAAAAG ATCCTTGAAGCCCCGAGTTTGCCTCCATTGCCCAAAAGGCAGCCCCAAAAGCCAGAATTTCAG GAATTCCATTTGGAGACCATGGAAAGAGCCAATAAAAGCTTAGAAGTATCTTCAGTGGTTTCAAGTGAATCTGGACACCAG AAAACTCAATGGAAACCTAATCATCTTACTGAACCAAAAACACCAGTACTACAAACATCACTTCGAGCTCGTCCAACTAATGTTAAAAGTTCAGTTGAAATTGAGGAGGAAGAACTGGATAAGATCCCTAAATTCAAGGCTCGGCCTTTGAATAAAAAG ATATTCGAAAGTAAAGGGGAACTCGGATTGTTCTGCAACACCAAAAAACAAGTCACTGTACCTAAGGAATTTCATTTTGCAATAGACGAAAGGATACCACCACCAGCATCGTCTGTATCTGATTTATTCGACAAG CTCTCTTTGGATTCGGAGCTAAACCATGAGAAGCAGCTCCCGAGAATTACAAGGCCAAATCCGTTTAATCTGCATACAGAG GAAAGAGGAGCAGAGAAAGAGAGAAGACTTATCTCTGAACTTATGCAAAAGCAACTGGAGGAAGAGAGAGCAAGGGTTCCAAAAGCTAAACCATATCCTTACACCACTGATTTCCCAGTG GTTCCACCTAGACCAGATCCCAAAGAATGCACCCGGCCTGAACCATTTCAGCTTGAGAGTTTAGTCCGACACGAGGATGAACTGAGAAGAGAAATGGAGGAAAGACAAAAAAAGGAACGAGAAGAGGCTCGGATGAGGGCTTTCAAGGCACAACCAGTACTGAAAGA GGACCCTATTCCTCTTCCAGAGAAGGAGCGTAAGCCCTTGACACAGGTTCAGGAGTTCAATCTCCACGTGGAGCATCGAGCAGTAGACAGAGCAGAATTCGATCAGAAAATTAAGGAGAAGGATCTGAAGTATAAGAGATACCGAGAAGAAGCTGAGGCCGAAAAACAG ATGGAAGAAGAAAAAGCCTTGAAGCAGCTGAGGAGAACTTTAATACCGCACGCTAGACCAGTGCCTAATTTCGCAAACCCATTCATGCCGCAAAA CAGGTCGTGTAAGGAACCAACGAAGGCAAAATCCCCGAAACTACGTGTCCTTAGAAGAAAGGAAAGGAAGGCATCAGCAGGTAGCGAGCTCCAAGCTGCTTATTCTGCATCTGCCGGATTAATGAGATGA
- the LOC141599869 gene encoding protein TPX2 isoform X2, whose protein sequence is MEDSSTSAVMIDEIYEFSAPRFYDFVNGETDEDARIAQLWFDTALSYAPSPSMLRIKAGRSVRLSSQCDFGDAQQTAKAPELLDSATALSESQNLPSKLEASIPPTEMKENINPNNSIENPKETLTHQICDLDVKDIKDSAICSSQDVSTPKPSTLVEKGCQPPSTVSKRQQTAKKIATALKNPSHSKYVKPASIRRDVSNMKSSLGTPNLVQENQAVKRQKLDNGKTRQILNIKPPSLPHKTRPAAAANVSKLASSTTVTSKENRKMYVRETTAPYVSMAEMVHKFQSSTRDMALRPNLLSQGKPQLTLTRPKEPEFVTSQRVRLVKLKSSAELEEEMMAKMPKFKARPLNKKILEAPSLPPLPKRQPQKPEFQEFHLETMERANKSLEVSSVVSSESGHQKTQWKPNHLTEPKTPVLQTSLRARPTNVKSSVEIEEEELDKIPKFKARPLNKKIFESKGELGLFCNTKKQVTVPKEFHFAIDERIPPPASSVSDLFDKLSLDSELNHEKQLPRITRPNPFNLHTEERGAEKERRLISELMQKQLEEERARVPKAKPYPYTTDFPVVPPRPDPKECTRPEPFQLESLVRHEDELRREMEERQKKEREEARMRAFKAQPVLKEDPIPLPEKERKPLTQVQEFNLHVEHRAVDRAEFDQKIKEKDLKYKRYREEAEAEKQMEEEKALKQLRRTLIPHARPVPNFANPFMPQKSCKEPTKAKSPKLRVLRRKERKASAGSELQAAYSASAGLMR, encoded by the exons atgGAAGATAGTAGCACAAGTGCAGTTATGATTGATGAGATATACGAGTTTTCCGCCCCAAGATTTTACGACTTTGTCAACGGTGAAACCGACGAAGATGCTCGTATCGCTCAGCTTTGGTTTGATACCGCTCTTAGTTATGCCCCTTCTC CTTCTATGTTGAGAATTAAGGCAGGCAGATCAGTTCGGCTTAGCAGCCAATGCGATTTTGGCGATGCCCAGCAGACCGCCAAG GCCCCTGAATTACTCGATTCTGCTACTGCATTATCCGAGTCTCAGAACTTGCCCTCGAAATTGGAGGCGTCTATACCCCCTACTGAAATGAAGGAGAATATTAACCCTAACAATAGCATTGAAAACCCCAAAGAAACACTCACTCATCAGATATGTGATCTTGATGTCAAAGATATCAAAGACTCTGCTATCTGCTCTTCACAAG ATGTAAGTACTCCCAAACCATCAACCCTTGTTGAGAAAGGATGCCAACCACCATCTACAGTGTCAAAGAGGCAGCAGACTGCCAAAAAGATAGCTACTGCATTGAAAAATCCGTCACACTCAAAATATGTCAAACCAGCAAGCATAAGAAG GGATGTAAGCAACATGAAAAGCTCTCTTGGAACGCCTAATCTAGTTCAAGAAAACCAAGCCGTTAAGAGACAGAAGTTGGACAATGGCAAAACTAGACAG ATCCTAAACATTAAGCCTCCAAGCTTACCCCACAAGACGAGGCCAGCTGCTGCCGCAAATGTCTCTAAATTAGCATCTTCAACCACTGTAACTTCTAAAGAGAACAGAAAA ATGTATGTTCGGGAGACAACAGCGCCATATGTTTCTATGGCGGAAATGGTGCACAAGTTCCAATCGAGCACTAGGGACATGGCATTACGTCCAAATTTACTTTCACAG GGGAAGCCTCAACTGACTTTAACAAGGCCTAAGGAACCTGAATTCGTAACTTCTCAGAGAGTTCGTCTAGTAAAACTGAAGAGCTCAGCTGAACTTGAGGAAGAAATGATGGCTAAGATGCCCAAATTCAAGGCCCGGCCTTTAAATAAAAAG ATCCTTGAAGCCCCGAGTTTGCCTCCATTGCCCAAAAGGCAGCCCCAAAAGCCAGAATTTCAG GAATTCCATTTGGAGACCATGGAAAGAGCCAATAAAAGCTTAGAAGTATCTTCAGTGGTTTCAAGTGAATCTGGACACCAG AAAACTCAATGGAAACCTAATCATCTTACTGAACCAAAAACACCAGTACTACAAACATCACTTCGAGCTCGTCCAACTAATGTTAAAAGTTCAGTTGAAATTGAGGAGGAAGAACTGGATAAGATCCCTAAATTCAAGGCTCGGCCTTTGAATAAAAAG ATATTCGAAAGTAAAGGGGAACTCGGATTGTTCTGCAACACCAAAAAACAAGTCACTGTACCTAAGGAATTTCATTTTGCAATAGACGAAAGGATACCACCACCAGCATCGTCTGTATCTGATTTATTCGACAAG CTCTCTTTGGATTCGGAGCTAAACCATGAGAAGCAGCTCCCGAGAATTACAAGGCCAAATCCGTTTAATCTGCATACAGAG GAAAGAGGAGCAGAGAAAGAGAGAAGACTTATCTCTGAACTTATGCAAAAGCAACTGGAGGAAGAGAGAGCAAGGGTTCCAAAAGCTAAACCATATCCTTACACCACTGATTTCCCAGTG GTTCCACCTAGACCAGATCCCAAAGAATGCACCCGGCCTGAACCATTTCAGCTTGAGAGTTTAGTCCGACACGAGGATGAACTGAGAAGAGAAATGGAGGAAAGACAAAAAAAGGAACGAGAAGAGGCTCGGATGAGGGCTTTCAAGGCACAACCAGTACTGAAAGA GGACCCTATTCCTCTTCCAGAGAAGGAGCGTAAGCCCTTGACACAGGTTCAGGAGTTCAATCTCCACGTGGAGCATCGAGCAGTAGACAGAGCAGAATTCGATCAGAAAATTAAGGAGAAGGATCTGAAGTATAAGAGATACCGAGAAGAAGCTGAGGCCGAAAAACAG ATGGAAGAAGAAAAAGCCTTGAAGCAGCTGAGGAGAACTTTAATACCGCACGCTAGACCAGTGCCTAATTTCGCAAACCCATTCATGCCGCAAAA GTCGTGTAAGGAACCAACGAAGGCAAAATCCCCGAAACTACGTGTCCTTAGAAGAAAGGAAAGGAAGGCATCAGCAGGTAGCGAGCTCCAAGCTGCTTATTCTGCATCTGCCGGATTAATGAGATGA